In one Alosa alosa isolate M-15738 ecotype Scorff River chromosome 14, AALO_Geno_1.1, whole genome shotgun sequence genomic region, the following are encoded:
- the LOC125307349 gene encoding retinal cone rhodopsin-sensitive cGMP 3',5'-cyclic phosphodiesterase subunit gamma-like, whose amino-acid sequence MNAGASTQGANKAAPPKFKQKGEGRTFKSKLPKPGQKGFDNDVPGMEGLGDSAIVCPWEAFGDMELSDLAQFGLV is encoded by the exons ATGAATGCAGGTGCATCAACCCAGGGAGCAAACAAGGCTGCTCCTCCCAAGTTCAAGcagaagggggaggggaggacatTCAAGAGCAAGCTCCCCAAGCCTGGCCAGAAGGG ATTTGACAATGATGTCCCTGGAATGGAAGGTTTGGGAG ACTCAGCCATTGTGTGCCCATGGGAGGCCTTTGGAGACATGGAGTTGAGTGATCTTGCCCAGTTTGGGCTTGTGTAA
- the LOC125307256 gene encoding guanylyl cyclase-activating protein 2-like — MGQAQPTEQTEEIDVAALQDMYKKFLTECPSGVLFLHEFKRFFGVDATGEASEYAENMFRAFDKNGDNTIDFLEFVAALNLVFRGDLQHKLRWSFKVYDKDGNGFIDKTELRAIIDSIYRIKRVSKKDPETPQLSADEVCERIFKVIDVDGDGQITLEEFLEGAQKDPWILNILRLDMNPSGWVLEQRRKSAFF; from the exons ATGGGTCAAGCGCAGCCCACTGAGCAGACTGAGGAGATAGATGTGGCAGCACTGCAAGACATGTACAAGAAGTTTTTGACCGAATGTCCAAGTGGGGTTTTGTTTCTTCATGAATTTAAACGCTTTTTTGGGGTAGATGCAACCGGAGAGGCATCCGAATATGCTGAGAATATGTTTCGAGCTTTTGACAAGAATGGG GATAACACCATAGATTTCCTGGAGTTTGTAGCTGCGCTGAATCTAGTTTTCAGAGGAGATCTGCAGCATAAATTGAGATGGTCCTTTAAAGTGTATGACAAAGATGGTAATGGATTTATCGACAAGACAGAACTTCGGGCTATCATTGAT AGTATTTATCGGATAAAGAGGGTATCAAAAAAAGATCCTGAGACTCCCCAACTATCTGCTGATGAAGTTTGTGAGAGAATATTTAAAGTAATTGATGTTGATGGAGACG GTCAGATAACTCTAGAAGAGTTTTTGGAAGGGGCACAGAAGGATCCCTGGATCCTCAACATACTACGCCTGGACATGAATCCATCAGGCTGGGTGCTTGAGCAAAGAAGAAAGAGTGCCTTTTTTTGA
- the LOC125307335 gene encoding guanylyl cyclase-activating protein 2-like, with the protein MGQSESQSEDEEVDVSAIQTLYKSFIMECPSGSLYLHEFKKIFGIKNDDTPESLYMDNLFRSFDMNGDETMDFIEYVAALHLVLRGKLEDKLRWSFKVFDSDENGRLDRQELKQIIKIINRMKQGKMVDESGNHLTVEQICDRLFNAIDKNGDDHISLEEFLEGAQSDPWVRNCLRLDVNPCAWVNKHQEQITGYKKPLPSSKDTKLR; encoded by the exons aTGGGCCAGTCTGAATCCCAAAGTGAAGATGAAGAGGTGGATGTCTCAGCCATACAAACTCTCTACAAAAGCTTTATTATGGAATGTCCCAGTGGCTCTTTGTATTTGCACGAATTCAAGaaaatatttggaataaaaAATGACGACACTCCAGAATCTTTATACATGGATAATTTGTTTCGGTCATTCGACATGAACGGA GACGAGACAATGGACTTCATTGAATATGTAGCTGCCCTACATCTTGTTCTACGTGGAAAACTAGAGGATAAACTCCGATGGTCATTTAAAGTGTTTGACAGTGACGAAAACGGACGTCTAGACAGACAGGAGTTAAAGCAGATCATAAAG ATTATTAATAGGATGAAGCAGGGGAAAATGGTCGATGAATCAGGCAATCACCTCACTGTCGAACAAATATGTGACCGACTGTTTAATGCCATAGACAAAAACGGTGACG accaTATTTCCCTTGAGGAGTTTCTGGAGGGAGCCCAAAGTGACCCATGGGTGCGAAATTGCCTTAGGTTGGATGTGAACCCCTGTGCTTGGGTGAACAAGCATCAGGAACAGATCACAGGATACAAAAAGCCATTGCCTTCGTCTAAAGATACCAAACTACGATGA